In Poecilia reticulata strain Guanapo linkage group LG1, Guppy_female_1.0+MT, whole genome shotgun sequence, one genomic interval encodes:
- the LOC103468196 gene encoding ATP-sensitive inward rectifier potassium channel 12-like has product MVGTARPNLHYCPRRHSLMITGAMGAVRVNRYSIVSTDEDALKISSLGLHNGHSPLTQQTLSGACMRGEEEGGGGDYPGGDEGRGALPLRMTNEPIIHSSCRSSPLCRLDLDLSTGRLRSRFVKKNGQCNVVFNNMEDKPRRYLADIFTTCVDIRWRYLLLIFTATFLLSWLLFGFIFWGVALAHGDFELDLPVADEDPRSISEEAKDKKRPCILHIQGFIGAFLFSIETQTTIGYGFRCVTEECPIAVVTVVVQSIVGCIIDSFMIGTIMAKMVRPKKRAQTLLFSHNAVIALRDGKLCLMWRLGNMRKSHIVEAHVRAQLIKPHVTAEGEYLPLEQTDIDVGYDDGLDRLFLVSPLVVVHEINKNSPLFNLSRNDLQKEDFEIVVILEGMVEATAMTTQARSSYLAREILWGHRFEPVVFEKGDRYHVDYSRFHKTYKVPSTPQCSARELSQKKGHSGQLSSSSSSFSRSPSLFAPRAARRLQGSHSPSAFCYENEVALCCGDDADDEEADKEMDGLKTGSKREIKLRDDIHLDFKGAFVKEQTVEMLCVLDTENQISLDRLQPALPLYISRESGV; this is encoded by the exons ATGGTTGGAACTGCCCGCCCCAACCTCCATTACTGCCCTCGCAGACACAGCCTGATGATCACCGGTGCCATGGGAGCGGTGAGGGTCAACAG aTACAGCATCGTTTCCACTGATGAAGATGCCCTGAAAATCTCAAGTTTGGGCCTCCACAATGGCCACAGTCCTCTGACTCAGCAAACACTATCAGGGGCATGCATGCGGGGTGaggaagaaggtggaggaggagacTATCCAGGAGGTGATGAAGGTCGAGGGGCTTTGCCCTTGAGGATGACGAACGAGCCGATCATCCACAGCAGCTGTCGTTCCTCGCCTTTGTGTCGTCTGGACCTGGATCTCAGCACTGGACGGCTGCGCAGCCGCTTCGTGAAGAAGAACGGCCAGTGCAACGTGGTTTTCAATAACATGGAGGATAAACCACGACGATACCTGGCTGACATTTTTACCACTTGTGTAGACATACGTTGGCGTTACTTGCTGCTCATCTTTACCGCTACCTTCCTTCTGTCCTGGCTGCTCTTTGGTTTTATCTTCTGGGGAGTTGCACTTGCTCATGGGGACTTTGAACTGGACCTTCCTGTGGCGGATGAGGATCCTAGAAGTATCTCAGAGGAGGCAAAAGATAAAAAGCGGCCATGCATTCTCCACATCCAGGGTTTCATTGGGGCTTTCCTCTTCTCAATAGAGACCCAGACCACTATTGGATATGGCTTCCGGTGTGTCACCGAGGAATGTCCAATTGCTGTTGTGACAGTGGTGGTGCAATCCATTGTGGGGTGTATAATTGACTCTTTCATGATCGGCACCATCATGGCAAAGATGGTTCGCCCCAAAAAGAGAGCGCAGACCTTGCTGTTCTCGCATAATGCAGTCATCGCCCTGAGAGATGGTAAGCTGTGCCTCATGTGGCGCCTAGGGAACATGCGTAAAAGCCACATTGTTGAGGCGCATGTGCGTGCGCAACTCATCAAACCGCACGTGACAGCTGAGGGTGAGTACCTTCCCTTAGAACAAACAGACATCGATGTTGGCTATGACGACGGACTGGATAGACTGTTTTTGGTGTCACCGCTGGTGGTTGTCCACGAGATCAACAAAAACAGTCCTCTTTTCAACCTGAGCCGCAATGACCTGCAGAAGGAGGACTTTGAGATAGTGGTCATCTTGGAGGGGATGGTGGAAGCCACAGCCATGACTACACAGGCCCGTAGCTCTTACTTGGCCAGGGAGATCCTTTGGGGTCACCGCTTTGAGCCGGTGGTGTTTGAGAAGGGTGACCGCTACCATGTGGATTATTCCCGCTTCCACAAGACTTACAAAGTGCCATCTACACCTCAGTGCAGTGCCAGGGAACTGAGCCAGAAAAAGGGTCACAGTGGGCAATTGTCCTCCTCCAGTTCGAGCTTCTCCCGATCTCCATCACTGTTTGCTCCGAGAGCAGCAAGACGTTTGCAGGGATCGCACTCCCCCAGTGCTTTCTGCTATGAGAATGAAGTAGCTTTGTGCTGTGGAGATGATGCAGATGATGAGGAGGCAGATAAGGAGATGGACGGTctcaaaacaggaagtaaaaggGAGATAAAATTAAGGGATGACATTCACTTGGATTTCAAAGGGGCATTTGTGAAAGAGCAGACAGTAGAGATGCTGTGTGTTCTGGACACAGAGAATCAGATCAGCCTCGACAGACTACAGCCGGCCCTACCTTTATACATCAGCAGAGAATCAGGAGTTTGA